A part of Sinorhizobium chiapasense genomic DNA contains:
- the ypfJ gene encoding KPN_02809 family neutral zinc metallopeptidase yields the protein MEWKGRRQSGNIEDQRGASPGGGPGGSPFGRGGGFRLPGGGGGMRRAGGGMSFGTIIFLVILYFVLRAMGIDMLQVLQGGGPMSMPGFEQSDGSQVPQGSAEEEEMKAFMATVLAETEDTWNGIFQASGEQYQEPKLVLFSDSVRSACGFASAASGPFYCPGDRKVYLDMSFFDELAHKFDAAGDFAQAYVLAHEVGHHVQNLIGVLPKFNQMRQRMSEVEANQMSIRVELQADCFAGIWGKYTEQKGLLERGDLEEALNAATQIGDDTLQKRMQGYVVPESFNHGTSEQRMRWFQRGFDSGQMSACDTFSGSV from the coding sequence ATGGAATGGAAGGGTCGCCGCCAATCCGGAAACATTGAAGATCAGCGCGGGGCGAGCCCCGGAGGCGGGCCCGGAGGCAGCCCGTTCGGCCGTGGCGGTGGGTTCCGCTTGCCGGGCGGGGGAGGCGGCATGCGCCGCGCCGGCGGCGGAATGAGCTTCGGCACGATCATCTTTCTCGTGATTCTCTATTTCGTGCTGCGGGCCATGGGCATCGACATGCTCCAGGTCCTCCAGGGCGGCGGCCCGATGAGCATGCCTGGCTTCGAGCAGAGCGACGGCTCACAGGTGCCACAAGGTTCGGCCGAAGAGGAAGAGATGAAAGCCTTCATGGCGACGGTACTTGCTGAAACGGAAGACACGTGGAACGGCATCTTCCAGGCGAGCGGCGAACAGTATCAGGAACCGAAGCTCGTGCTGTTCAGTGACTCCGTCCGATCGGCCTGCGGCTTTGCCTCCGCCGCGTCGGGGCCGTTCTATTGCCCGGGCGACCGCAAGGTCTATCTCGACATGAGCTTCTTCGACGAACTCGCTCATAAATTCGATGCCGCCGGTGACTTCGCCCAGGCCTATGTCCTTGCCCATGAGGTCGGCCATCACGTGCAGAACCTGATCGGTGTCTTGCCGAAATTCAACCAGATGCGGCAACGCATGAGCGAGGTCGAGGCGAACCAGATGTCGATCCGCGTCGAACTGCAGGCTGATTGTTTCGCCGGAATCTGGGGCAAGTATACGGAGCAGAAGGGTTTGCTGGAACGCGGCGATCTGGAGGAGGCGTTGAATGCCGCCACGCAGATCGGCGACGATACGCTGCAAAAGCGCATGCAAGGCTATGTCGTCCCGGAGAGCTTCAAC
- the carB gene encoding carbamoyl-phosphate synthase large subunit, with protein sequence MPKRQDIKSILIIGAGPIVIGQACEFDYSGTQACKALKEEGYRVILVNSNPATIMTDPGLADATYVEPITPEVVAKIIAKERPDALLPTMGGQTALNTALSLRRMGVLDRYNVEMIGAKPEAIDKAEDRALFREAMAKIGLETPRSRLANATDIKDLDRKAHEAERAELKARLTGPELDKALDELENQWNLGEGDRKQRYLNHAMAIAAQALDDVGLPAIIRPSFTLGGTGGGIAYNRSEFFEIVGSGLDASPTTEVLIEESVLGWKEYEMEVVRDKADNCIIICSIENIDPMGVHTGDSITVAPALTLTDKEYQIMRNASIAVLREIGVETGGSNVQFAVNPANGRLVVIEMNPRVSRSSALASKATGFPIAKIAAKLAVGYTLDELENDITGGATPASFEPSIDYVVTKIPRFAFEKFPGAEPTLTTAMKSVGEVMAIGRTFAESLQKALRGLETGLTGLDEIDIPDFDENGDGRNAIRAAIGTPTPDRLRMVAQALRLGMSEAEVHEACKIDPWFIAQFQAIVDMEARIREHGLPQDAENLRMLKAMGFSDARLATLTGKRPKEVAELRNSLNVRPVYKRIDTCAAEFASPTAYMYSTYETPFVGTARSEAQVSDRKKVVILGGGPNRIGQGIEFDYCCCHAAFALKDAGYEAIMVNCNPETVSTDYDTSDRLYFEPLTAEDVIEIMRAEQQNGTLHGVIVQFGGQTPLKLAEALEKNGIPILGTAPDAIDLAEDRDRFQKLLMKLDLNQPNNGIAYSVEQARLVAAEIGFPLVVRPSYVLGGRAMQIIHSESMLQTYLLDTVPGLVPEDIKQRYPNDKTGQINTLLGKNPLLFDSYLTNATEVDVDCLCDGKDVFVSGIMEHIEEAGIHSGDSACSLPVHTLDKDLVDELERQTTALAKALNVGGLMNVQFAIKDGTIYVLEVNPRASRTVPFVAKTIGAPIAKIAARVMAGEALETAIAAYGRKPDPRNLKHIAVKEAVFPFARFPGVDTLLGPEMRSTGEVIGLDTDYALAFAKSQLGAGVDLPRDGTVFVSVRDEDKARVLPAIRILAEIGFKVMATGGTARFLGEQGITATKINKVLEGRPHVEDAIRNRQVQLVINTTDGNKAISDSKSLRRATLMQKVPYYTTMAGAEAAALAIKALKAGNLEVRPLQSYFN encoded by the coding sequence ATGCCGAAGCGCCAAGATATCAAATCGATCCTCATCATCGGCGCGGGGCCGATCGTCATCGGTCAGGCATGTGAATTCGACTATTCCGGCACGCAGGCCTGCAAGGCGCTGAAGGAAGAAGGCTACCGGGTCATCCTGGTCAATTCCAACCCGGCAACGATCATGACCGACCCGGGACTGGCCGATGCGACCTACGTCGAACCGATTACACCGGAAGTCGTCGCCAAGATCATCGCCAAGGAGCGTCCCGACGCGCTGCTGCCGACCATGGGTGGGCAGACGGCGCTCAACACGGCGCTCTCGCTGCGCCGCATGGGCGTGCTCGACCGCTACAATGTCGAGATGATCGGCGCCAAGCCGGAGGCGATCGACAAGGCCGAGGATCGTGCCCTCTTCCGCGAGGCCATGGCGAAGATCGGTCTTGAAACGCCCAGATCGCGGCTTGCGAACGCCACCGACATCAAGGATCTGGATCGCAAGGCGCACGAGGCGGAACGGGCGGAGCTGAAAGCCAGGCTCACCGGCCCCGAACTCGACAAGGCTCTCGACGAGCTGGAAAATCAATGGAACCTCGGTGAAGGCGATCGCAAGCAGCGCTATCTCAACCACGCCATGGCGATTGCCGCGCAGGCGCTCGACGACGTCGGCCTGCCCGCGATCATCCGCCCGTCCTTCACGCTCGGCGGCACCGGCGGCGGCATCGCCTACAACCGTTCGGAATTCTTCGAGATCGTCGGCAGCGGTCTCGATGCGTCGCCGACGACGGAAGTCCTGATCGAGGAGTCGGTCCTCGGCTGGAAGGAATATGAGATGGAGGTCGTCCGCGACAAGGCGGATAACTGCATCATCATCTGCTCGATCGAGAACATCGACCCGATGGGCGTCCACACGGGTGACTCGATCACGGTCGCGCCGGCGCTGACCCTGACCGACAAGGAATACCAGATCATGCGCAACGCCTCGATCGCGGTGCTGCGCGAAATCGGCGTCGAAACCGGCGGATCGAACGTGCAGTTCGCGGTCAATCCGGCGAACGGCCGCCTCGTCGTCATCGAGATGAACCCGCGCGTGTCGCGCTCCTCTGCGCTGGCGTCCAAGGCAACCGGCTTCCCGATTGCCAAGATCGCCGCCAAGCTCGCCGTCGGCTACACGCTCGACGAGCTGGAGAACGATATCACCGGTGGCGCGACGCCGGCATCGTTCGAGCCGTCGATCGACTATGTGGTTACGAAGATCCCGCGTTTCGCCTTCGAAAAGTTCCCCGGCGCCGAACCGACGCTGACCACTGCGATGAAGTCGGTCGGCGAGGTCATGGCGATCGGTCGTACCTTCGCTGAATCGCTGCAGAAGGCACTTCGTGGTCTCGAAACGGGATTGACCGGCCTCGACGAGATCGACATCCCGGATTTCGACGAGAATGGCGACGGCCGCAATGCCATCCGTGCGGCGATCGGCACGCCGACGCCGGACCGCCTGCGTATGGTCGCCCAGGCGCTCCGTCTTGGCATGAGCGAGGCGGAGGTGCACGAGGCCTGCAAGATCGATCCGTGGTTTATCGCCCAGTTCCAGGCGATCGTCGACATGGAGGCCCGCATTCGCGAGCATGGCCTGCCGCAGGACGCAGAAAACCTGCGTATGCTGAAAGCCATGGGCTTCTCGGACGCGCGCCTTGCGACGCTCACCGGCAAGCGCCCGAAGGAAGTGGCGGAACTGCGCAACTCGCTCAACGTCCGCCCGGTCTACAAGCGCATCGACACCTGCGCGGCCGAGTTCGCCTCGCCGACCGCATACATGTACTCAACCTATGAAACGCCCTTCGTCGGCACTGCGCGCTCGGAAGCTCAGGTTTCCGATCGCAAGAAGGTCGTCATCCTCGGTGGCGGGCCGAACCGGATCGGCCAGGGTATCGAGTTCGACTATTGCTGCTGCCACGCGGCCTTCGCGCTGAAGGATGCAGGCTACGAAGCGATCATGGTCAACTGCAATCCGGAAACAGTTTCGACAGACTACGATACGTCCGACCGGCTGTATTTCGAGCCGCTCACCGCCGAAGATGTCATCGAGATCATGCGCGCCGAACAGCAAAACGGCACGCTGCATGGCGTCATCGTACAGTTTGGCGGCCAGACGCCGCTGAAGCTCGCCGAAGCACTGGAAAAGAACGGCATCCCGATCCTCGGTACGGCTCCCGACGCGATCGACCTCGCCGAGGACCGCGATCGCTTTCAGAAGCTCTTGATGAAGCTCGATCTCAACCAGCCGAACAACGGCATCGCCTATTCCGTCGAGCAGGCCCGCCTCGTCGCCGCGGAAATCGGTTTTCCGCTAGTCGTGCGACCGTCCTATGTTCTCGGCGGGCGCGCGATGCAGATCATCCATTCGGAAAGCATGCTGCAGACCTACCTGCTCGACACGGTCCCGGGGCTGGTGCCGGAGGACATCAAGCAGCGTTATCCCAATGACAAGACCGGTCAGATCAACACGCTGCTCGGCAAGAATCCGCTGCTTTTCGACAGCTACCTGACGAACGCGACCGAAGTGGACGTCGACTGCCTGTGCGACGGCAAGGACGTTTTCGTCTCGGGCATCATGGAGCATATCGAGGAAGCCGGTATCCATTCCGGCGACTCCGCCTGCTCGCTGCCGGTTCATACGCTCGACAAGGACCTTGTCGACGAGCTTGAACGCCAGACGACAGCGCTCGCCAAGGCGCTTAACGTCGGCGGCCTGATGAACGTGCAGTTCGCCATCAAGGACGGCACGATCTACGTGCTCGAGGTCAACCCACGGGCGTCGCGTACCGTCCCCTTCGTGGCGAAAACCATCGGTGCGCCGATCGCGAAGATCGCGGCACGGGTGATGGCGGGCGAAGCGCTGGAGACAGCGATTGCCGCCTATGGCCGGAAACCGGACCCGCGCAATCTGAAGCACATCGCCGTCAAGGAAGCGGTTTTCCCGTTCGCCCGGTTCCCCGGCGTAGACACGCTGCTCGGGCCGGAAATGCGCTCGACCGGCGAAGTTATCGGCCTCGACACGGACTACGCGCTTGCCTTCGCCAAGTCCCAGCTCGGCGCGGGCGTCGACCTGCCGCGCGACGGAACGGTTTTCGTTTCCGTTCGCGACGAGGACAAGGCGCGCGTGCTTCCGGCAATCCGCATCCTCGCCGAGATCGGCTTCAAGGTGATGGCGACGGGCGGTACGGCCCGCTTCCTCGGCGAGCAAGGCATTACGGCTACCAAGATCAACAAGGTTCTCGAGGGCCGACCGCATGTCGAGGATGCGATCCGCAACCGACAGGTCCAGCTGGTCATCAATACGACGGACGGCAACAAGGCGATCTCCGACTCGAAATCGCTGCGTCGTGCGACACTGATGCAGAAGGTGCCTTACTACACCACGATGGCCGGTGCCGAAGCGGCGGCGCTTGCGATCAAGGCCCTGAAGGCAGGAAACCTCGAGGTCCGTCCGCTGCAGAGCTATTTCAACTAG
- the greA gene encoding transcription elongation factor GreA: MVDKVPMTQGGFANLQEELRWRQQGERPRIIEAIAEARAHGDLSENAEYHAAKEAQSHNEGRITELEDLIARAEVIDLSKMSGSKIKFGAKVKLVDEDTDEEKTYQIVGDQEADVKAGRISISSPIARALIGKEVGDSIEVNAPGGSKAYEILAIHWG; encoded by the coding sequence ATGGTCGACAAAGTGCCGATGACACAGGGTGGGTTCGCCAATCTGCAGGAGGAGCTGCGCTGGCGCCAGCAGGGAGAACGCCCGCGAATCATCGAAGCGATCGCCGAGGCTCGCGCCCATGGCGACTTGTCGGAAAACGCTGAATATCATGCTGCCAAGGAAGCGCAGAGCCACAACGAGGGCCGGATCACCGAGCTCGAGGATCTGATCGCGCGCGCCGAGGTTATCGATCTTTCGAAGATGTCCGGGTCGAAGATCAAGTTCGGCGCCAAGGTCAAGCTTGTCGACGAGGACACCGACGAGGAGAAGACCTACCAGATCGTCGGTGATCAGGAAGCCGATGTCAAAGCGGGTCGCATTTCTATTTCCTCCCCCATTGCTCGTGCGCTGATCGGCAAGGAAGTCGGCGACTCGATCGAGGTCAACGCACCGGGCGGCTCCAAGGCCTACGAAATCCTCGCCATACACTGGGGCTGA
- a CDS encoding glycosyltransferase family 4 protein, translated as MADIRNIEVIAPNFKQRLSGVTSTIIQLVPIQRALGQKIAVLGPGLPATLPSIRFRDLIHLWKAPAGRPCRVWHARRNVEMLPAIILRDLLRMKIRIVFTSASQRRHTGWSRYLIGRMDAVIATSSKTAAYLQVPNTVILHGIDTKRFRPATDKAEAKRALGLDPAKKIVGCFGRVRRQKGTDLFVDSMIALLPSRPDWCAVVAGRATGQHLAFESELKQRVAKVGLADRILFAGEHTNIPDWYRALDLFIAPQRWEGFGLTPLEAMASGVPVVATDVGAFSELIAGGGAETGVVIPADDVNAMVDGAAAFMDDLPRLAAAGANGLSRTSNSFAIEGEARAIGAIYERLMR; from the coding sequence GTGGCCGATATCCGGAACATCGAGGTCATTGCGCCCAATTTCAAGCAACGCCTCTCCGGCGTCACTTCGACCATCATTCAACTCGTTCCGATCCAGCGTGCGCTCGGCCAGAAGATTGCGGTCCTTGGCCCTGGACTTCCTGCGACATTGCCGTCGATCCGGTTTCGCGATCTGATCCATTTGTGGAAAGCTCCGGCGGGTCGGCCTTGCCGCGTGTGGCACGCGCGCCGCAATGTTGAAATGCTGCCGGCGATCATCCTGCGCGATCTTCTGCGCATGAAAATCAGGATCGTCTTCACTTCCGCCTCACAACGGCGGCACACGGGATGGAGCAGGTACCTTATCGGCAGGATGGATGCGGTGATTGCGACAAGCAGCAAGACGGCCGCCTATCTGCAAGTGCCCAACACCGTGATACTACACGGCATAGACACCAAGCGCTTTCGCCCGGCGACCGACAAAGCGGAAGCAAAACGTGCACTCGGGCTGGATCCTGCCAAGAAGATTGTCGGCTGTTTCGGACGCGTGCGCCGTCAGAAGGGCACGGATCTTTTCGTAGACAGCATGATCGCGCTCCTCCCCAGCCGGCCCGATTGGTGCGCCGTCGTAGCGGGACGCGCGACCGGACAGCATCTCGCCTTCGAGTCGGAACTGAAGCAACGGGTCGCCAAGGTGGGCCTTGCGGATCGCATCCTCTTTGCCGGCGAGCACACCAACATCCCGGATTGGTACCGGGCGCTCGACCTGTTCATTGCGCCGCAACGCTGGGAGGGTTTTGGTCTGACTCCGTTGGAGGCAATGGCAAGCGGCGTCCCGGTCGTGGCAACCGACGTCGGTGCTTTCTCGGAACTGATTGCCGGCGGTGGCGCGGAAACGGGCGTTGTCATTCCAGCCGACGATGTGAACGCCATGGTCGACGGTGCCGCCGCCTTCATGGATGATCTGCCGCGACTCGCGGCCGCCGGCGCCAATGGTCTGTCGCGGACCTCGAATAGTTTCGCGATCGAAGGCGAGGCGCGGGCAATAGGCGCCATCTACGAAAGGCTCATGCGCTGA
- a CDS encoding glycosyltransferase, translated as MKVMHFHFGKDGGAERFFVHLVNALAERGVEQTSVIRPRRLWRPEIEGATRIVESHFRNLSLDRLLLPRKVMHMARRERPNALMAWAPRASELMPAYKGCIKISRLGDYPPRLDYFRNTDCLVCNTPGIAEHVRKLGWKRDIEIISNFTSTERVQPVTRSTLDTPEGAPVVMSMGRFVERKGFHTLIQAIAKVPGAYLWLLGDGEERDNLHKLAADLGVAARVRFAGWQKDTRPFLAAADIFVMASSHEPLGNVILEAWAQGTPVVSSRSEGPQWFMRDGENGLMVDIGDAEGFAHAVERIANDDALRANLAERGHETLMRQFSKEAITDAYLKLFASKR; from the coding sequence ATGAAGGTCATGCACTTCCATTTCGGCAAGGATGGCGGCGCCGAGCGTTTCTTCGTCCATCTCGTCAACGCGCTTGCCGAACGCGGTGTGGAGCAGACATCCGTCATCCGACCGCGCCGTCTTTGGCGCCCGGAAATCGAAGGCGCAACCAGGATTGTGGAGAGCCACTTCCGGAACTTGTCGCTGGATCGCCTGCTGCTACCGCGCAAGGTGATGCACATGGCGCGGCGCGAGAGGCCGAACGCCCTGATGGCCTGGGCACCGCGGGCCAGCGAATTGATGCCGGCCTACAAAGGCTGCATCAAGATTTCCCGGCTCGGCGACTACCCGCCACGCCTCGACTATTTCCGCAACACGGACTGCCTCGTCTGCAATACGCCCGGCATCGCCGAGCATGTTCGCAAGCTCGGCTGGAAGCGGGATATCGAGATCATCTCGAATTTCACCAGCACCGAGCGAGTCCAACCGGTCACCCGGTCAACGCTCGACACACCTGAGGGAGCCCCGGTCGTCATGTCGATGGGGCGCTTTGTCGAACGCAAGGGTTTCCACACGTTGATCCAAGCGATCGCCAAGGTGCCGGGCGCTTACCTCTGGCTGCTCGGTGATGGAGAGGAGCGGGACAACCTTCACAAGCTTGCCGCCGATCTCGGTGTCGCCGCCCGGGTGCGCTTCGCGGGGTGGCAGAAGGACACGAGGCCATTCCTCGCGGCAGCCGATATATTCGTGATGGCTTCGAGCCACGAGCCGCTCGGCAATGTCATTCTGGAGGCATGGGCGCAGGGAACACCGGTCGTCTCGAGCCGCTCGGAGGGGCCTCAATGGTTCATGCGCGATGGCGAAAACGGTCTGATGGTCGATATCGGCGATGCGGAGGGTTTTGCGCATGCGGTCGAGCGCATTGCTAACGACGATGCGCTGCGGGCAAACCTTGCCGAGCGCGGGCACGAGACGCTGATGAGGCAGTTCTCCAAAGAGGCCATCACGGACGCCTACCTGAAGCTCTTCGCCTCGAAGCGTTAG
- a CDS encoding glycosyltransferase, producing the protein MKVMHIHFGKEGGAERFFVNLVNALHDRGVEQRVLIRPDRSWRKDIEGSATIYEGVFRRISLSRFLLQWRMRRILRDFRPDVIMAWQLRASRFMPAYKDALRISRLGDYPEHLGYYTNVETLVCITPDMAARVRELGWKRGIEVIANFTRALPVAPIARKEMRTPADAFVVVGMGRFVKRKGFDGLIRAVKKVDGAHLWLVGDGPERERLEALTDELGLRDRVRFAGWQTNAYGYLAAGDVFVINSSHEPLGNVCFEGWGAGKATISSRAEGPSWVMTDEVDALMVDRGDDEGLANAIRRLRDDPEFRERLSAGGRETLRTRFSEQAITDAYLELFSRGAAQR; encoded by the coding sequence ATGAAGGTCATGCATATTCACTTCGGCAAGGAAGGCGGGGCAGAGCGATTCTTCGTCAACCTCGTCAATGCCCTGCATGACAGGGGCGTCGAACAGCGCGTGCTCATCCGCCCTGACCGCAGTTGGCGCAAGGATATCGAAGGCAGCGCGACAATCTACGAAGGTGTCTTCCGCAGGATATCGCTTTCGCGATTCCTTCTGCAGTGGCGGATGCGGCGCATCCTGCGCGATTTCCGGCCCGACGTCATCATGGCGTGGCAGTTGCGGGCGAGCCGCTTCATGCCGGCATACAAGGATGCGCTGCGCATCTCTCGCCTCGGCGATTACCCCGAGCATCTCGGCTACTACACCAATGTGGAGACGCTGGTTTGCATCACCCCGGACATGGCCGCGAGGGTTCGTGAACTCGGATGGAAACGCGGCATTGAGGTCATAGCGAATTTCACCCGGGCGTTGCCGGTCGCTCCGATCGCGCGCAAGGAGATGCGGACACCGGCCGACGCATTCGTGGTCGTCGGCATGGGTCGGTTCGTCAAGCGCAAGGGCTTCGATGGGCTCATCCGCGCGGTCAAGAAGGTCGACGGCGCCCATCTTTGGCTCGTCGGCGACGGACCGGAGCGCGAGCGGCTCGAAGCTCTGACGGACGAGTTGGGACTGCGCGATCGCGTCCGTTTTGCAGGCTGGCAGACCAATGCCTACGGCTATCTCGCGGCCGGTGACGTCTTCGTCATCAATTCTTCGCATGAGCCACTTGGCAACGTGTGCTTCGAAGGCTGGGGCGCCGGAAAGGCGACGATCTCCTCGCGTGCCGAGGGGCCATCCTGGGTGATGACGGACGAAGTCGACGCGCTGATGGTGGACCGCGGCGACGACGAGGGTCTGGCAAATGCAATCCGCCGGCTGCGCGACGATCCGGAATTTCGGGAACGATTGAGTGCCGGCGGCCGCGAAACATTGCGCACACGCTTTTCCGAGCAGGCGATCACCGACGCCTATCTCGAACTCTTCTCCAGAGGTGCGGCGCAGCGATGA
- a CDS encoding glycosyltransferase family 2 protein produces MTSKLPLSAFIICLNEEGYLGNCIESLDQCAEIVIVDSGSTDGTAPLVQSYIDKGWPIRFMYEPWRGYAGQKQFALEQCSQPWCFNIDADERLDAPLRKLLPDLLRAPAETVGWRVARRPYLIGYGYTPVQVHERRNLRLIRRGRGRYDLSQKVHEGIVPDGRVDNARSGSLLHFRPLVMDEQILKENKYSSLKADQQFEAGKPPRSYKLVFGPALYFFRLYFRNGLWRCGLPGFIEAMTGAVYAFLTAAKIYQRHALKARPNTDDALSH; encoded by the coding sequence GTGACCTCCAAGCTTCCGCTTTCCGCTTTCATTATCTGCCTCAACGAAGAAGGCTATCTGGGCAATTGCATCGAAAGCCTCGATCAGTGCGCCGAGATCGTCATCGTCGATTCCGGCTCGACCGACGGTACGGCGCCCCTGGTGCAGTCCTACATCGACAAGGGCTGGCCGATCCGCTTTATGTATGAACCGTGGCGCGGTTACGCCGGGCAGAAACAGTTCGCGCTGGAGCAATGCAGCCAGCCTTGGTGCTTCAACATCGATGCGGACGAGCGGCTCGACGCACCGTTGCGCAAGTTGTTGCCGGATCTTCTTCGAGCCCCCGCAGAGACGGTGGGGTGGCGCGTCGCACGTCGCCCCTATCTGATCGGCTACGGCTACACGCCGGTACAGGTGCATGAGCGGCGGAACCTGCGCCTGATCCGCCGGGGCAGGGGGCGATACGATCTGAGCCAGAAGGTGCATGAAGGCATCGTACCGGACGGCAGGGTTGACAATGCCCGCTCCGGCAGCCTTCTTCATTTCCGGCCGCTGGTGATGGACGAGCAGATCCTCAAGGAAAACAAGTACTCAAGCCTGAAAGCCGACCAACAGTTCGAAGCCGGAAAGCCGCCCAGGTCCTACAAGCTCGTCTTCGGTCCAGCGCTTTACTTTTTTCGCCTCTATTTTCGCAACGGTCTTTGGCGCTGCGGCCTGCCTGGATTCATCGAGGCGATGACCGGAGCGGTCTATGCTTTTCTGACGGCGGCCAAGATCTACCAAAGGCACGCTCTCAAGGCACGGCCGAATACCGACGACGCGCTTTCCCACTAG
- a CDS encoding Lrp/AsnC family transcriptional regulator: MVIRVELDAIDMKILRELQSNGRMTNVELAERVGISAPPCLRRVRKLEEAGVIRGYRALLNASALGYDLVAFCMVGLKHQSDANLKAFAARTASWPLVREAWMVSGESDFLLQCVAENLARFQDFVIEELTATDNVDTVRTMLTIRQVKDACQVEI, translated from the coding sequence ATGGTCATACGCGTCGAGCTCGATGCCATCGATATGAAAATACTGCGCGAACTGCAAAGCAACGGCCGGATGACGAATGTCGAGCTCGCCGAGCGCGTGGGCATTTCGGCGCCCCCTTGTCTACGCCGCGTCCGCAAGCTGGAGGAGGCGGGTGTCATTCGCGGCTACCGCGCGCTCCTGAACGCATCGGCGCTCGGCTACGACCTCGTTGCCTTCTGCATGGTCGGCCTCAAGCATCAATCGGACGCGAACCTCAAGGCATTTGCCGCCCGCACCGCTTCATGGCCGCTCGTCCGCGAGGCTTGGATGGTCTCGGGCGAATCCGACTTTCTGCTGCAGTGCGTGGCCGAGAACCTTGCGAGGTTCCAGGATTTCGTTATTGAGGAACTAACGGCAACCGACAATGTCGATACGGTGCGCACGATGCTGACGATCCGCCAGGTGAAGGACGCGTGCCAAGTGGAAATCTAG
- the trxB gene encoding thioredoxin-disulfide reductase: MTARHTKVLIIGSGPAGYTAAIYTARAMLSPVLIAGLEQGGQLMITTDVENYPGYADPVQGPWMMEQMLKQATHVGAEIVNDLVTDVDISVRPFRIKTDSGNDWTTDALIIATGAKAKWLGIETEPTFMGFGVSACATCDGFFYRNKDVIVVGGGNSAVEEALYLSNLAKTVTVVHRRDTFRAEKILQERLFAKPNVKVIWDHEVIEYLGTPAKPPMPASVNGVKLRNTKTGETTDMVTDGVFVAIGHAPAVELFKGKLRQKPNGYLWTAPDSTATDVAGVFAAGDVTDDVYRQAVTAAGMGCMAALEAEKYLAGHMPVAIAAE, translated from the coding sequence ATGACCGCCCGCCATACCAAAGTGCTGATCATCGGCTCCGGCCCTGCTGGCTATACTGCGGCGATCTATACGGCACGTGCCATGCTTTCGCCGGTACTGATCGCGGGCTTGGAACAGGGCGGCCAATTGATGATCACCACCGATGTGGAGAACTATCCCGGCTACGCCGATCCAGTGCAGGGGCCCTGGATGATGGAACAGATGCTGAAGCAGGCGACGCACGTCGGCGCGGAGATCGTCAATGATCTCGTGACCGATGTCGACATTTCCGTCCGTCCCTTCCGCATCAAGACCGATAGCGGCAACGACTGGACGACGGACGCATTGATCATCGCCACCGGCGCCAAGGCGAAGTGGCTCGGCATCGAAACCGAACCGACCTTCATGGGCTTCGGGGTTTCGGCATGCGCCACCTGCGATGGTTTCTTCTACAGGAACAAGGATGTAATCGTCGTCGGCGGCGGTAATTCGGCCGTGGAAGAAGCGCTCTACCTTTCGAATCTGGCAAAGACCGTCACCGTCGTTCACCGGCGCGACACGTTCCGCGCGGAAAAAATCCTTCAGGAGCGTCTTTTCGCCAAGCCGAACGTGAAGGTCATCTGGGATCACGAGGTCATCGAATATCTCGGCACGCCCGCAAAGCCGCCGATGCCCGCTTCGGTCAACGGCGTGAAGCTTCGCAACACCAAGACCGGTGAAACCACGGACATGGTCACCGATGGCGTCTTCGTCGCGATTGGCCACGCGCCGGCGGTGGAATTGTTCAAGGGTAAGCTTCGCCAGAAGCCGAACGGCTATCTCTGGACAGCGCCGGATTCGACGGCGACCGATGTCGCGGGTGTGTTTGCTGCCGGCGATGTCACCGACGACGTCTATCGCCAGGCAGTCACGGCGGCCGGCATGGGCTGCATGGCGGCGCTCGAGGCGGAGAAATATCTGGCGGGTCATATGCCCGTCGCAATTGCAGCCGAATAG